AGAAGTTAATTACTCAATCTGAGGGCTAGACGTGTCCCGGAATCttgtcaaggaaccagttactctaaaacctcaaggtggcgttcatctttggagcattaatttgccattcgtgccactataaattgtgagaatattgggggtggcaggggctcgaacccgagacctcccacaaacctggctctgataccatgtcaaggaaccagttactctaaaacctcaaaTGTTAAAGAATGGCCCTTTCcgggatcttatattctaacatgcGCCTCCGTATGTCCGTCATAACCTCTGATGCAACTAAGATTCACTGCGCTTTACATATTAAGATTTTCAAGGTTTTCAGAAATCTTAGTTGCGCTTGCTAGAGCTCAGAACAAAGTGACCGTTTGGATAagtttcttgcttaaagtaaagaactgaagtagaagttagaagcaagttaagacttatcaAACTTATAAATCAAGAAGCCGGacaacattttttaaaatatgatactaGGTGCCATCAACAATTTGGTCTAAACCAATAGGTGATTCTTCGAACAGTTAATACTCTGAAGACTACATAAGATTCCAGTTTCTGTCAGATTAATTATGCGTCCAGTGCTGTTGTAAAAATTGGTATAGAATGCCCGCTGACAATCCTTTCTTTCTTGAGAGGACCTCTGCACGACATATGCGAACATGCTCTTCGTATTTTCAGGTTCATCACATGCACCCTAGTACTTAAATAACATGAGCACTAATGATGACCTGTAATTCCCATTGTTTTGTTATTCAATTTAGAGCAACTGCATAACAAAACAGTTATATATACATTTCAGTCAGCCATGCATCTTCACTGCCATCCCCACTAGTTCAACAACTGCTCTTACATTTCCAAGTAATGAGTAAGTTCCTTCTTTCTTGGATTGTCCTTTTTTCATTCCTAGACTTCCTTAATCTCTCAGATGCAGCTAGCATTGTCAATGTGATTAAATACGGCGCCAAGCCTGATGGCAAAACCGACTCTACCCAAGCATTCGTCAAGGCATGGGTCATCGTCTGCAACTCGGCCCAGGCCGTGACAATGTATGTCCCTCAGGGACGTTTTTACATCAGAGCGGTGGTGTTTAGAGGACCAtgcaagaataaaattattgttcAAATAGATGGTACAATAGTTGCTCCTGCTGATTATCGCGCACTAGGCAGCACCGGAAGTTGGATACTGTTTACTAGAGTTAACAGAGTTGCTGTCATTGGGGGAACTCTTGATGCCAGAGGAGCTGCCTTTTGGAAATGTAGAAAATCTGGACAGAATTGTCCCCAAGGAGCTATAGTATGTTTCAGTACTTATGTGTGCATTATTAACTTTTCTATTATATGCTAATTCCAAATTGAAATGATTATTTGGctgataaacaaaaaaattgcaGTCTATAACATTCGAGTGGGGGAATGACCTTAAACTCAGTGGTTTGACATCGATAAACAGTCAGGCGGCTCACCTCATGATTAAGAGATGCAACAATGTGATGGTTCGAAATGTGAGGCTTAATGCCCCGGATCAAAGTCCAAACACTGACGGAATTCACCTCCATACTGCAACAGGAGTTATCATAACTGGAACTACAATTCAAACTGGCGATGATTGTGTATCAATCGGTCCTGGTACTAGAAATTTGTGGATGGAGCGGATTCAGTGCGGCCCTGGACACGGAGTCAGGTAAATTGCTAAATAATctgcttttatatatttttctgtatAAATTCAGCATGCACAAACATCTACCACAAAAGAATGTATGTAATGTTCTGCACTTGTTCTGCCATATAATGAGCCGGGTTAGTGGTTTACAAGTTTATCTAATTGGAAAATGCTAGGTACTCCAAAAAGTGttctcaaatttttttcccaaatttatTTGGCaacatatgatttatttaactcacattaataataatggGATCACCTGTATGCACATCAATCacccaattaaaattagtcatttgTCCGTCACgtcatttgaaaacaaaatttgGGATACGTAGCACTACACTTAtctcatatatcatataatttaattacttaTTAGTATATGGCTTTCCCATGCTATATAAATAAGTCAACTGATGAAATTTCTTACAATTACAGCATTGGAAGTTTGGGAAAAAATGCGAATGAAGCTGGCGTTCAAAATATTACATTGATAGACTCTGCATTCACAGGTTCGGACAATGGCCTGCGAATCAAAACTTGGGCTAGGCCTACTAATTCTTTTGTCAGGAACGTTGTTTATCAGAATATTCAGATGAGAAATGTCAGAAATCCCATCGTCATCGACCAAAACTACTGCCCCCACCATCAGTGTCCTCATCAGGTACCGATAACTGATACTCCTATTACAAGATGTACCTGCTGGAACTGGAGATATTATCAGTTACCTCAatatcccaattgaatactctcagatttcataaatgaaaaaaatactttaaaatctcaattgaatacaccgCCCTAAGTTTCTATCTGTTGCTGCTTTGTAATATAATGTCAAATAATTATTCATTCGGCAGACTTCTGGGGTAAAAATAACTGGAGTGACGTATAAAAATGTTCAAGGCACATCGGCTAGCAAAGTTGCAGTAGCTTTTGATTGCAGTCCTACTCAGCGGTGCACGGGGATCAAATTGCACGACGTGAAACTTAGTTATCTGGATAGAGATGCACGCTCAATGTGTAAAAATAGTGGAGGAAAAACCACTGGAATTTCTATGCCAAATAGTTGCTTGAAGAACTAGCTGTTTGTGTAGCCATGTAGCAAAAATATGTTCATTTGCGTTTGCCAAAGATGAGATATCTAACGGCTGAAGATTTGTAAAACTGCTTCCATTTGATATACATCAGTCTGGCTGTTCAAATTATACTGATCAACCTTTTGGCAAGGCCAAGGATTAGTCTATCTTGCGTGTACACCCTCGCTCCCTTTGATTACATCAGGAAGAAAGCAGATGatacttatttttatattatagagATTTATTAATCttgaaaatttttgaatttaaacaATTAGATGGGACATCATCATAAAAGAAAAgtgtaaataatttaattggATTGAGAggatagttttttttatatatatattatatcaagatTGAAAGTTACAATATTCGGATGGAcagagtttctttcattcaataAAGTATGACTAAAAGTAAGTTTTTACTTCAGATATTTAGATAACATTGCATCTCAAGTTAGAAGAGATAATCCACCAAAAAAGGAGCGAGGGAATAGTTGAAACCACCTCATCTACTTACTtcctttcaaatttttaatttttagtactaataataattttagagttcattcttttttattaattttaaaattttcatgtttactttattattagttatattaatCAACTCATCCACTTTTTAAGAgaaaaattctaatatttttcaaCATGATCTAGACGTGCTTGTTTTAAAATTACCAATGTAATGATAacatttattaattaatcttgATCCAGATGTGTCTGTTTTACAATTCACCGGTATGTGATAACAATTGTATAATGATAACTTTTGTACCCCctctttaattttcttaaatataaaaccttaatcagtgatttattaaaattataaatatagttattattttaacattataaCATGGATAAGTTCAAGCAAAAATATAACATCGTTTATTTTAAATgtataaacaatattatatattaatgcaattcaattagaaataaattaaatattgtttgtactaataaaatttaaacaaattcgtaaaaaatattcatatttttaaatttagggaaaatagatttttttaccactcaacttatagcgtttttagaaacttaccacccaactaatttattttttcttttagtcactaatgttaggtttggtttttttttagccactaacttaggttcagatttgattactagtattatgataatttttttgtcactaaacttattgcgtatttagaaactaaccactcaactataattttatttattttactcactagtgttagattcagcttttttttgtcactgaagttacgttcggatttaattattagcattacatattatgtgtagcattattaaaatataggagtagtctgtaatattttgataatttgatatatgtttgtatttttatatatagtactttttatgtctccaAGGCCATTTACCTTGGATGATAAGAATGTTACACGCATTTTATggcctttaaaagatgtagtttcaaatataactttatttttttttccgaatgaaaattcagcgtttgaatttttacatacgaaaataagttatggaactatgttttataagagtcttaaatacgtgctaagcagtagaaaaaactgtaaactgatgagagggacggagggagtaataataatataaaatgatgtattatatatagaggacaatcattgaaaattaagttttcctctctatttatttatcttgaaaattgtaataagacaaaattattaaaatttttgaagataaatttaaaagagatcttagactgagctagtcgattgaaactttaatagcgaAAGGTGATAgcgtcatatcactcaattacactttatctttTGAGAGAAGAtcaattgtttgaagtcattaatttcatattcatgatttattgaatttttggaatctaattacgatttttcctgattttaattttcatcggctcattttatattattattgctatatataaagatataaacatacgacacttcatcaaaatattacatactatcactatgtgtaaatgatgctacaaaaaattattataatgctcgtaatcaaatccgaacctaagttggtggctaaaaataaaaccaaacctaacattagtgactaaaagcaaaaataaataagttggggtggtaagtttctaaaaacgctataagttgagtggcaaaaaaatctattttcccttaaatttactagttgagaaaccgcgcgttgcggcggcctataaaaattatattaattattcaatattaatatttgtagaataaaataattttttggctgtctataaaaaatatattaatatttcaaaattaatatttgtaggataaaataaattttatattataaaatttttgatgtagtaccaatactaatatataagattgcaaaattggactatcattcatggtgaaaaatgaaaataaatgtatacacgtaattaacaatttaaagcacgacgaatcataattttatttgtgtttttttttaaaagtaatcatgttcttacattgtcaccttactacaatttttttggattgattgcgcacaaaaacatctaacttaaatccgtgagataacgGTCTATAAATACCTTTACTTGTAACGATCcttatattttaatactatataaacatcttacttaaaagttgcttaaaCGGAGCAAACTagtaatgcatgaataatttttttttcctgtatacaaaataaatcataaaaaaattaacaacaaacatgtccgaagaacaaaataaatattataaaataataaccaataaacatatatcaataacagttaatttattgatatcatccatcaatatcatgtcaagactatattcttttcccgtatttggatttgtcgactccaacatagcggtctataactacctttacttgcaacaatcgttatttttattaatactgtataaacagccttcacttatcgttgcagaagaatggcaccaccgagttagaaatcgagcaagagaactatcatcagagagaggtagggttgtggtattgagagagaggagattGTGTTTGGATGATCCAAAACcgtacaatctataggggtatttataggtgcggagagacttgtgtgctactcttttccataattaaataatctgaaacaaaatcaggctactcttttccataactaaataatctgaaataaaatcagattaaaacttttaagctactatattccataaataatttgaaacaaaatcagattatgaaatttgcttctaatatatccgaaattaaaaaaggtagttctaatttttgatatttttcatctaaaaattccagaaaattagaaaaatagaactgaGCGATTttagaggcgccacctacacgccccccttctcctttatatataggggtatttataggtgcagagagacttgtgtactactcttttccataattaaataatctgaaataaaatcaggctactcttttccataattaaataatctgaaacaaaatcagattaaaactttcaagctactatattccataaataatctgaaacaaaatcagattatgaAACTTAcattctaatatatccgaaattaaaaaaggtagttctaatttttgattttttcatctaaaaattccagaaaattagaaaaatagaactaagcgatgtgagaggcgccacctacacgcccccacttctcctttatataagtatattgatgatgatTGATGATTTTAACAACTAAGATCGAAATTGTAACTGAGGTTGCAACACAGTTGATTTGCAATCAATTGATTTTCAGGTTACTACCATTGCAAACGAAATCACAGATGAGATTGCACAAAAATATTTCtcgaatttgaatatttttgaaaaaatcctaaaatttaagaataattAGTTGTCATTAATGTTGTGAAAAAACGAGAATCACATTTTATCGTTGAGTCACATGATAAGaattaattgatgattaattGGATTGATCCGGGATTAATcagaaaattaatcaaataatcaaatatttaatcaattCGTTGATTTACGAGACAAGAATTATTTTGCGATTAATCACGATTCTTAGAACATCATTGTCattgaattaatatatttattatagagAACGAGAAACAGAACATATTCTTAATCATCTTCGTTGATTAATCAACTATATCGCTCGAAtctgtttaaattaaaaaggtCAAAATGACATGTGCGAAGCCGCGAAGGAGTTAGCCAGTCCAATTAGTCCATGTTCTGTACCATGATTTGTTATCTTCCTCAACTTTCTTTCTCTGTGTCGTCTCTCTCTGACCCACTATCTTTTCCTTACGTAAGAATCCAAAATGTGGGTTCCACCACCCAGCATCCACCAAACGGTAATCATCCACCCCTCTCTCTTAAACAGTATCTGATGTTAACGTTAATGGCGGCTGCTATTTTATACTCCAATTAATGCATACTCTATCTATATTGTAATTGATAATTGTAAAATACCCAACAATTATATCATACACTTCATGTGTGGTGTTTTTTGTGCTTAATCATTTCCTGGGttactattttatatatgtcaCTTTAGGAGATGATACTTTTGGTTTTTTGAGGAAAGATTAtagatgggtttttagtttcagctttattttatgattttgagcTTTTGGGATTGATCTGGATTGAGATTTTGAGCTCTGAATTATAttcatcaattttaagattcaGGGGAGAAGTTGGATTCTTGTGAGTTTGAATTGGATTACAAGGACTATTGATATCTCGATTGGGTGGTTTATTATCATGGGAGTTTTTTTGATCTAGGGATCATAGGCAAAAGGTAGTGAGTTTGGTGAAGTTTTGTAGTGCTTGATTTTGGAGAAGCATCTTGTTGATTGGGATATCGAGTTGGTTCTGGAAGCAATCGTTGTTTGTATTGGTTTCAGATTTGGGAATAGTAATGGAGAAGCAGGTTAGTTTTCGGCTTGGGAAATTGGAAAAACAGACTAGTGTTAGAGGAGTGATGGAAAAACATTCGAGCTTTAGAGGGGAGAGGCATATGGAAAAGCAACAGAGTTTCCGTGGTGGGGGAATGGAGAAGCAGAAGAGTTTTCGAGGATTGATGGAAAAACAGAAGAGCTTTAGGATAGCTATGGAGAGACAGCTTAGCTTTGGTGGTGAGAGGAAGAAGAGCAAAGAATCACCTGGAAAGAGAGGAGATTCTCCACTTCATCTTGCTGCTCGAGGTGGGAATTTATTGAAGGTTATTGATATACTTCAGAGGTTTGATGCAAATGCTATAAGAGATTGGCTATCAAAGAAAAATCAAGAGGGTGAGACTGCTTTGTATGTTGCCGCGGAAAATGGGCATGCACTTGTTGTTGAAGAATTTTTGAAACATCTGGATCTTCAGACTGCCTCTATTGCAGCCAATAATGGTTATGATCCTTTCCATGTTGCAGCGAAGCAGGGCCAACTtggtaaaaaatttataaattaagcaTATCATTATTCTTGTGTgttatttttgaagaaaatgacTGATTTTTCATTGATGTCAACAAAGTTATAATCAACATAGACTTTTTCATTTGAGTTTGCATTTTTATCTTAGGAATGTCATACAGGAGTTCATTCCCAGGGTATGTACTGACCTgtgtacaaattttatttttgtgtgttgCTTCCATGTTTTATTTTGGCCtgttataatttaatatgcTGGAGAGGAAATGTTTCATATAATTCTACCTCTCCCCTGAAGTTACACTAAAAAACAGTATGCAGACCACTGAAATTACTTGAGAATTTTTCTTAGAGTACACTGTCCCCACGTGAGCGTGCTACTTGTATTTCTATCAATTGAAGGGAAAACGGCAAGAGGGAGACAAGGGCCCGGGAAGGGATGGTTCATACAAAGATATAGGGTTGTTCCAATAAGATATCAAACGATAAATATTAGGCTGCCAGTTCTAACAACCAGAACACGGGATAGTGTGTGCATATTCTTTCTTTAAAATGCAGTACCCAACTACATGTCTCCCTTCAGATAATTTATTCAAATGGTACTCATTCTTTGTCATTTGAGCTCCACAATGACCTTCCCAAGCTCGTGCGATGCAAAACATACTTTCTTTTGAGTATAAGTTGGATATccagttataaaattatacacaGGTTTTGGTGGCTGAATGCTTTATGCTTGTCCACCTACTATAAGGGCCCTTGGTGACAAAGGATAACCTTGTTGGTAAAGGATCTTTGACTTCTTTCTTGACTTCCTCAATGCTAACTTCTGCTCATCACTTAGGGGGATGAAGGAATTCGTTAGATCTTCAGGAAAGGATATAGGTTTCATAGCTAAGCATACCTTGCCACTCAGAGATACAAATTACCACTCTAACCACcttgttttcaatttcttaCCCGTTCGCAAGGGTGTTGGACACCTGTTTGAAAGAACAGTTATCCTAATGGAATGGGAAATTTCAAAATTCTTAAGACTTGATTTCATACTTCAGACCTTTTGGTTTGCCCAGTAGAAAACGTAGCTTATCCGTAATTTTCATCAAGTTTTGTTTCTATTCAGCTGtatttcttgctttttattGTGAAACAGCTCAGTTGTCTCTTTCGTAATTATAGGTTGACTGTAAGTATCATCGTccaagcatattattttaatcccTTTTGTACTTGTTGGACACATCTTTTATGGGTACTTGAACTTCCTTAATGAATTGAGTGCCAACAGGACATTTTCAGCCGGGGGTTGGTGCATATCTTGACTTCTTGACTTGgatgataaataaaaagaaactaATTAATAACCTCATCACGGACCTTAATGCTCATGATGAGcatctaatataatttttgtgttTAATAAAAATTGAGTTGTGCATCTGCTGGATGCTGATCACCCGATTTCAGAGTAAAAGGCGTCTGTCAGATGCCCAACCCAATTTTTTTTCTGTCGGCCTCTGCATGGCATCATGCATAtcttgttaaaaaataataccaTGTATCTAAATTTCATATATTGgtcttctcttcttcttcttttttttttttttttgtcaaaataagGTATTTAGTGCCTTTGCCagtaaataaatgacttatagtTAGGGGTTATTGGATATATGAAGACTATGATACGGGAATTCAAAGATGAAAACATACCCACATTATATATTAACCCACAATATCTATTTCTAACAGATGCCGAACAAAATATGGTACCTTGCGTTTAGCCAAAAGATGCTTTTGGCTTTTAGTAAGGAGTAGTAGATTATTTCTTAAGTAGGAATCTGAAACCATGACACAAGTAGCGGGATTGCCTTCTCCACTAAGCTATTTCTAATTCCTTTAGTTtgccttttttttaatttactttatgtaTGTTTTCTGTATCTCTTAGAAATCCTACTTTCACCAAATGATTCTGCAGATGTCCTAAAAGTACTTCTGCAATCTTTCCCCAACCTGGTTATGACTACTGATGCATCAAACTCTACTGCCTTGCACACTGCTGCAGCTCAAGGGCACATTGATGTAGTCAATTTGCTTCTTGATGCTGATTCCAACCTTGCCAAAATAGCTCGGAACAATGGAAAGACTGTGCTCCATACAGCAGCAAGGATGGGCCACTTGGAAGTTGCAAAATCTCTTTTAAGCAAAGATCCAAGCATTGGGTTCAGGGCTGATTTGAAAGGACAAACTGCACTGCATATGGCAGTGAAAGGAAAAAATGTTGAAATTGTGCAAGAACTAATTAAACCTGACCCCTCGGTACTTTGTTTAGAAGATAGCAAGGGAAACACACCGCTGCACATTGCAACAAGGAAGGGTTGTATTCAGGTTGTTTTCTAATTTTCTTCCCCTTGAGTTTTGGTTATTCGTATCTCTTGTCCCTACTTGCTACCTTCTGGCGTGCATTTAAAAGCCCGATATACCTTTATATTTCGAAAATACCATTGGAAGTCACTTTAGTAGTGCTATATGTCTGCCCTCTGAATTAATTTCCATGTTTTCATTTGTCTTGGCTATTTATCAGTTTCCATGTGCACCAATTTTCATCAATTTCAGGTCCTaaagtattttattatttacaaaGGTTGCTAGAGCTTGTTATTATAACTTAGTTCATGTGAAGTTTTCTCCGGTAGGTAGCGGGTAGCTT
This genomic window from Daucus carota subsp. sativus chromosome 7, DH1 v3.0, whole genome shotgun sequence contains:
- the LOC108195988 gene encoding ankyrin repeat-containing protein At5g02620, whose product is MEKQVSFRLGKLEKQTSVRGVMEKHSSFRGERHMEKQQSFRGGGMEKQKSFRGLMEKQKSFRIAMERQLSFGGERKKSKESPGKRGDSPLHLAARGGNLLKVIDILQRFDANAIRDWLSKKNQEGETALYVAAENGHALVVEEFLKHLDLQTASIAANNGYDPFHVAAKQGQLDVLKVLLQSFPNLVMTTDASNSTALHTAAAQGHIDVVNLLLDADSNLAKIARNNGKTVLHTAARMGHLEVAKSLLSKDPSIGFRADLKGQTALHMAVKGKNVEIVQELIKPDPSVLCLEDSKGNTPLHIATRKGCIQIVSCLVSIDGINVNAVNKAGETPLDIAVKFGTPELVAVLKEAGACNGKPPTAAKQLKQTVSDIKHDVESQIQQTRQTGFRVKKIVKRIKKLHISGLNNAINSATVVAVLIATVAFAAIFTVPGQYVEVNTPGNSLGEAHIAKDPAFIIFFLFDSLALFISLAVVVVQTSVVVIEEKAKKQLMFVINKLMWLACVSISIAFISLTYVVVGAHERWLAVYATVIGSSIMLTTIGSMCYCVVRHRLEESKMRSIRRSETPRSVSMSSDPELYNEKYKRMYAV
- the LOC108194528 gene encoding polygalacturonase; this encodes MSKFLLSWIVLFSFLDFLNLSDAASIVNVIKYGAKPDGKTDSTQAFVKAWVIVCNSAQAVTMYVPQGRFYIRAVVFRGPCKNKIIVQIDGTIVAPADYRALGSTGSWILFTRVNRVAVIGGTLDARGAAFWKCRKSGQNCPQGAISITFEWGNDLKLSGLTSINSQAAHLMIKRCNNVMVRNVRLNAPDQSPNTDGIHLHTATGVIITGTTIQTGDDCVSIGPGTRNLWMERIQCGPGHGVSIGSLGKNANEAGVQNITLIDSAFTGSDNGLRIKTWARPTNSFVRNVVYQNIQMRNVRNPIVIDQNYCPHHQCPHQTSGVKITGVTYKNVQGTSASKVAVAFDCSPTQRCTGIKLHDVKLSYLDRDARSMCKNSGGKTTGISMPNSCLKN